One stretch of Shewanella sp. Arc9-LZ DNA includes these proteins:
- the purN gene encoding phosphoribosylglycinamide formyltransferase, with protein sequence MSQSCRVVVLISGNGSNLQAIIDGCDDNLKADIVGVISNKPDAYGLIRAHQSEIDTSCVIPYTNEVRSDYDARLLKSIEKYQPDLIILAGFMRILTDDFVSHFLGKMINIHPSLLPKYTGLHTHQRAIDAGDKKHGASVHFVIPELDAGPVILQAKVPIYPEDNAEVLAERVHEQEHAIYPLVVKWFSLGRLAMADGKAYLDGELIGPSGYAPD encoded by the coding sequence GGTACTGATTTCCGGTAATGGCAGTAATCTTCAAGCTATCATTGATGGCTGTGACGATAACCTAAAAGCTGACATTGTTGGTGTGATTAGTAACAAGCCGGATGCTTATGGGTTAATTCGCGCTCATCAAAGCGAGATTGATACCAGTTGCGTTATTCCTTATACCAATGAAGTACGCAGTGATTATGATGCGCGTTTATTGAAATCAATTGAAAAATACCAACCGGATCTGATTATTCTTGCAGGTTTTATGCGTATTTTGACAGATGATTTTGTAAGTCACTTCCTTGGAAAGATGATTAATATTCATCCATCATTATTGCCTAAGTATACCGGGCTTCACACGCATCAACGGGCTATTGATGCCGGCGATAAAAAGCATGGCGCTAGTGTGCATTTTGTTATTCCAGAGCTCGATGCCGGACCGGTAATATTACAAGCTAAAGTCCCTATTTACCCTGAAGATAATGCTGAAGTATTAGCTGAGCGTGTTCATGAACAAGAACATGCCATTTATCCTCTTGTAGTAAAATGGTTCAGCTTAGGTCGTTTAGCGATGGCTGATGGTAAAGCTTACTTAGATGGCGAGTTAATTGGTCCATCTGGTTACGCACCAGATTAA
- the cysB gene encoding HTH-type transcriptional regulator CysB, translated as MKLQQLRYIAEVVKHNLNVSSTAENLYTSQPGISKQVRMLEDELGIQIFGRSGKHLTHVTPAGQQVIDIANDILGKVDSIKKVSEEYTQPNQGDLNITTTDTQARYALPQIIKEFIKRYPKVNLHMHQGTPSQISEQAARGDADFAIATEAMHLYTDLIMLPCYHWNRSIVVTRDHPFATQSTKISIEDLAKFPLVTYVFGFDKASEIEKSFKRADLDPRVVFSATSADVLKTYVRLGLGVGVIASMAIDPAVDKDLVAIDASHLFAHSTTKIGFRRGSFLRSYMYDFMRHFAPHLTRDVVEKAVALRDQQLIDEMFADMTLPVR; from the coding sequence ATGAAGCTGCAACAACTTAGATATATTGCAGAGGTTGTTAAACACAACCTAAATGTGTCATCAACGGCTGAGAACCTCTATACCTCACAACCCGGCATTAGTAAGCAAGTTAGAATGCTAGAAGATGAATTAGGTATTCAAATATTTGGTCGAAGTGGTAAGCACTTGACTCACGTGACTCCAGCTGGTCAGCAAGTTATTGATATTGCAAATGATATACTTGGCAAGGTCGATAGCATTAAAAAGGTATCTGAAGAATATACTCAGCCTAATCAGGGTGATTTAAATATTACCACCACCGATACTCAGGCTCGATATGCTCTGCCACAAATTATTAAAGAGTTTATTAAACGATATCCGAAAGTTAATTTGCATATGCATCAAGGTACGCCGTCACAAATTAGTGAACAAGCGGCTAGAGGTGATGCTGATTTTGCCATTGCTACTGAAGCAATGCACTTGTATACCGATTTAATTATGCTGCCTTGTTATCATTGGAATCGATCAATTGTTGTGACTCGTGACCATCCATTCGCGACTCAATCGACAAAAATTAGTATTGAAGATTTAGCCAAATTTCCGCTGGTGACTTATGTGTTTGGTTTTGATAAAGCCTCTGAAATTGAAAAGTCTTTTAAGCGTGCGGATCTTGATCCTCGGGTGGTGTTTAGTGCAACCAGTGCTGATGTACTTAAAACATACGTACGTTTAGGGTTAGGGGTAGGGGTTATTGCTTCAATGGCTATCGATCCAGCAGTAGATAAAGATCTAGTCGCGATTGATGCGAGTCATTTGTTTGCTCATAGTACAACCAAAATTGGTTTTAGACGTGGTAGCTTTTTACGCAGTTACATGTATGACTTTATGCGACATTTTGCACCGCATTTAACCCGAGATGTGGTAGAAAAAGCGGTCGCGCTTCGTGATCAACAACTGATTGATGAAATGTTTGCAGACATGACATTACCGGTACGTTAG